The Vitis vinifera cultivar Pinot Noir 40024 chromosome 16, ASM3070453v1 DNA segment CACTGTGGCAATAACCTGCATGTTGagatataaaagaataaaattaagagaGCAACAACAAGAAGTGCATAACGATTCTACCAGTGAGAAGTACATACAAGGAATGAACCACATAAAAATATGCAAAGCTTTAAATATTTCTGATTttaatataagtaaaaataaaaaagaaatgtaaatCAATCTGTGGCCAAAAGTCCATATGATGGAGTggctgaaaaattggagaaactCATAATGAATCAAGCCTACATGGAATGACCCATAAACCAGAGAACCTGCAAAACCTGTCAtgaagaaaagtaaaatttgaCAAGGTTTTTTTAACTCACTGCTAATGAATTGAGAACATTATGAACTCCGGGTATCTGTAGGGTGATGTTTGCCACTGGATAACCCCTGTGACACTGCAGGAAAGTAACagtttatttttaactttttgtgaAGTTATCAATGTTGCATGGATGTTTACAAGTGCATAAGGAATGCAAAAGAACTGGATCAAACCATACATGATTTCATTATGAAATCCCACATAGGGCATTgcatataaatatatcaatttatacatatatatatatatatatatgaaaatacgaaaattatattgtttacacataaatatataattaacttTTTAAGAAAGACAATTCCTCAGATATCTTCCATTCATAAGTAGATAGGAGGATGATGTTTGAGATTATGCAATTTTTTTCCAATCCCTGTAATGCTTACtttgacaaaataaaaaataaataaataaataaatagaatcgTATAAAACCAAATTCCTTTTCATGCCAAGCTAAGCCATGTGAGCCTTTTCAgaatttcaatcaattttttatgtataaaaatattggaaatggATTTCAGAATTAGTTTACAACCTTCCAACTCTATTTCCAATATAGGGCATAAAATCATTTGATATTCTTCTAGTCTTCAATAATTGGATTGGTCtacaaggaagaagaaaggtAATACAAACAACAATACACTTACCAGTACAAAATCACTACCACCTTGTGAGTTAGGACGAATCGATAATGCATGCCATTCATTAGTTCTTGAAATTCCAAAAGTTGTTATTCTGTAGCCATCACTGCATTTATCTGAATTCAGAGTTGACAACTTCCCACTTGAATGGTCTGCTACAGTTGATTCTTCTGTGTCATCCAGCAATGAGCATGCACCTGCACTGCATTGCCTCTTGAAAAGCAAATTATTGAATTAGAATCTGCTAAAGATAAACCTGAATGCAATAATTTTCTTAGACTGAATCAATTGCAACATACAAACACATAGGATTTATGAATGAGCAACCAGAGTTAAAAAATTCTAGCCTAAAATCCTTTGCCTTGAAGAAGAAAACAGTGGGGTTGACCACATGGTTCATAATCTGCTACATGGCTTAAATCCCTTGATCTACTAGTTCCTGATCATTCACTTTGAGAACAAAGTTAAGTTTCCTTTCAGaaattcttctcttttattatttgaacCCTAGCAGATGCTATATCTAACACAAATTATGTTAATTAAGGGGGGCAAATGTACTAATTCTATTGCATTCAGAAATCTAACTCATCTATAGACTTAGTAAAACTAGATGCAATTATGCAAACTTATGTTATTTACCAAGGTGAGATACACAAGTCCACACACAATCTTTCTTATCCTATGGGAGAGATTCATTATGAGTAAACCAGAAAGACAGTATCAGTTAGTTTGTGTAGATAATAAGTACTGTACTCAAACCTGTTCAATGCATCACAAGATACATAAGCAAAAGTGGGAAATAGTTGACCAAAGTATACCTATCCCCACATAAAATGAGATGTCCACCAACCCTGATTTGTTTCAGGAACCTCCTAAAAATAGCTTTGACTGCTTCCTAATTCACAGGGAAAATATTTAGTAAGTATACACCATGCGGTCAGATAATCAGCGCAAAGGCTTAATCAATTATCACTGGTTTCCATTCATGAAGAGCTAATCAATTTTCAAACCTCATCTGGAAAGATATCAACATGCTCCCAATCAACATTTGTAACCACAGCTATGTAAGGCAGTAATCCCAGGAAGCAACAGTCATATTCATCAGCCTGTCTCGAATGTAAATTCACATGAGGGCAAAGGTGAAATTCCCCAGAAACAGAACATGCAAAAATGGGAAAAAGTACAATCCTAGTCACTAATCAGTCTCCAAGCAGAAAAAAGGGTATGAAAAGAAGTTCATAGCCATTTAAAAAATGTTGCTGCTTATATTTCATCATTCCACTGAGGAGGAGTATATACTTCAATAACCATCGAACCTTAAAAGGGACAGTCAACCCTTCAACCAAAGAAAAATACAACTTTTGATACCTTTGTTTCATCTGTGCTGACTGGCAAAACTGCATTAATATTTTTAGGTGCAAAACAAACTTCTAGAGGAAATAGTCATTCAATAGTTTATAAGAAGCAAAGACATACTAATAATTTGTTTAAGTATAAATGAATATCCTCATATATACTATAAATTTTCACGCAGCTTATCATACAAATTACAAAATCAATTCTATCATGAAAAAACGACTGAGAGAAGTACCTCCAAAACAAAATTGCGACCACTTCCTGACATAATATTTCCTCCTCCAAACTGCAAAAATGCATTTTGATAATTTCCAATTTCTGTTGATAAATTCAAAATGATACTTCAACTATTGCTAATTGAACAATGAATGTATGTATGTACAAATAAAGAGGTCCTTTACAATAGAAACATAAAATGTTTGGACACTAAAAGTAGTAACTAAGAAATGCATTTTACAGTCCGAAAAGATTCAGATTTTTCTCCCAAAATGCAGGAGATAAAATGATACCTGTGGCACTTGTGCCCCAACTACGGCTGTAAGATCATCTCCCATTGATTTTAAAACATAAGCAAGCATACTTGCTGTTGTACTCTTCCCTGCATTAatcattataattaattgaagGTAAGCATGATGGTTTAAAATGAATAGCATTGCAATTATTTTAgcagaaaagaataaaatatgaaatacagTGACTAATATCAAACCATCGTACTTTCACTCTCTTCAAGCAAGAGGGCAAATGAATCTCAACTTATTCACAGTGACAAATATGGTTTATCAAACATTTAAGCAAGATAGCACTAAAAATTAACTACAGTGAAGATGATACAAACAACTTGGTTGGTTAAAACTATAATTCTCACAAATGTATCCAACACTAAAATAATGTTTGGACGAAACCTCataattttggttttgttttctctttcaaCTAGGACAGAAGTTGATTTTGAACTTGAAGCTCAAAAACCTGAGATCCACTGTAACAGGTCCATTCACATGAGATTGGGTAAGGACTCATAAAATCAGGCAGTGGATAAATTCAGAACAACATACCTAGAACCAATGCATTCTAAGACTAGAACTGAtaacacttttttctttttttcttttttcttatcaaAGCACTTCTATAAAGTCTCATTAGGTTATGGAGAAAAGATATAACCACACAAGCATTATAACTTAAaacctaataaaagaaaaattatccaCTCAACTGGGTCTAGTTAAGATaaacttttcatattttttagcAACAAAAGCAACATAAAACATAGGATTCGGAGAgttccttttcctttcttgtCTTTTTCACAGACTTCTATGAAGCAAATATAGAAATAAAGAATGTAACAGTCATACTTAAGCCTGAATAGAATTTTCTTACCATGAGTACCGCTAACAGCAATGAGATTGTAGTGCTCTGTGAGCTTTCCCAACCAATTACCTCTCTTATATCTATAATAACAAGACATTAAGAACAGATGAAATGTGATTACCAATTATATTTAACATAGTAATACTTGTCACTTGGATATGGAAATAAATTGTTCCACAATTCAGTACAAGAAAAGTTTGATGTAGATATAGTTTGGTTAACATTTTGTGAACCTTATCCAGTTTCTAAAAGCAAAATCTGAagcaaatttttcttttaagaaacaAGAAAAGTACTTTGAAATTTGTAGCATCAATATACGCACACTGGTATTCCAACAGACTTGGCATGTAAAATCTCTAGATTATCTTGGGGAATAGCACTTGAAACAACAATTGCATCAGGTAAGCTGGACCCGTTGTTCCTCTGTATGTTTGACTCTGAATGACCTAAATGCAATTGTGCCCCAGTCTCTTTCAGTCCATCCAAGAAGCTGCTCCACACAATATCCGAGCCACTAACCTCAAACCCCTATAACCAATTAAAATATAAGCgtccaaattataaaataaaataaaaatcaagattaGCTTACAAGCAATACAATTAGACCCAAACATGATGCTCAACAAATCTCAAGGTTTATGATAATGTAATCTGCGTTTTGCAAATCCAACATTGTTCATGAGGAGAAAAATCAATTAAGTTagaaaatgttggaaaataaagaaatcaaaatcaccCAAGAAAAGCAAGAAAGCCTGGACTTAAACTGATCCCAGTACAACTACTTGGCTCAGTTAAGTTGAGTTTAATTTGTTCTTGGGAGAAAAATGAGACTCGAAATTGTGCTTGTAACACCCCAAATTTATTGTTAcggaaaaaaatgtaattagaagtaaataaataaattaaattaatttaataagggtaaagaggtcttttcacatttaaaaaGCCCTAgaaataaattagatttttttgaCTTTCTTATATAAAACCCTTTTACACGGAGATCAAAGAGATCACAGAATGTAGGGCAATGTAAGGTTGAAGATTTGAGAGCGTAgggtttgaaaatcaatttttttaggtaAGATTTTAACACTTAGATTAGtattttatattcgttaattagttttgaacactttagatattctttggaaatctcaatctagattagggtttgttaatttaatttttagataaaaaaatattgaaaatttatgaatataatttgatttattaatggatattgaaaatcttttattattcaaatgaatagatctagacaaataaataaataaatagaagaaaaaaattatagtttcaTGGAAAAAAACACATGTAGATGTGCGTGTACTatgtggaaaaagaaaagaaaagaaaagaaaagggctaGAGTATGTGCTTCGAATGGAACCATCAAATAGTTAAATGACATGAAAGGCATGTAGGTGGTTGTGTAGCAGTGTTGTGGggttaaggaaaaaaaaaaggatacgTGTAGacaaggaagaaaataatgcgcattaatataataatcataatgGGACGAAACCTCACATGAGGttgattgttttcatttttaggtTTTTGTGTGAATTGAAAATAAGAGGGTAATGGGTTGGTTCGGTATTGGacttgaaaattaataaaaataataatatttagttttaagttaacaaatgaaataatagCAATAAAAGTTTAATGCAATAAATAGAAAGAACATATTTTTGAGagatttagttaaaaataataataatatattgataaatTCTTGGatactatttttataaaaatttggaaactctttaattaaattattattggttaggaagttgaaaataatattagtgGTAATAATATGGATATAGGAAATTATTATGATTgtctaatttataaattttagataaatagtcaatagtaatatattttattttattttatttttttgttatgttagaTGAGAAGTAGATTCTTTAGGATTAATTTTTCCAAGGTTTTTCAATGCTTCTTTGATGTAAGAGAAATTAATatagattttataaaagaaaacatttctttttatatgttattttgaattataaaaaatcttatttttatatttttttaatagataaataaaatgttatttttagttttatatatggatcaaatatatattttgcatgaaaaatatgttagagccttttcctttgtttataatagaaaaattgtggagatattatgtttttattttgtaagtttgaattaatgaaacaAAGTGTACTCTAGTTAAtgagttataattgttgacatatttGGCCTGAGTCACtaggttataattgttgacattttcggCCCTAGTTAacaggttataattgttgacctttacatttcttggtagGAAACATAATTGTTTTGAACCCTAACCTATAGAGGTTTGGTTAAAGGTTaatagtactagtagtgtttggttccgtccaccttagAAGGAACAAATTTGAGGTTAGTCACCCATTTGTAAAGTCTCACCTTattgggcaccatttgttaTTCAATAACCAAAGTAATAATATTTTGGATGcatttgatttggatttgatatgaaattgttttgacatagatataaaaatgttttgttgaaaagttttagATGCTTTAGCATGTTTGAACTCAAAAggatttataaaaatgattatatattaTATCCCATATCTATAATCATAACTAAAAATGTTTGATTcatgaaactgtattaatatttcttattatgCTTTGAGTTCATTCACCTTTGTTGACAATAGGAGTGACAGTTAGGATGAGATTTTGTCGTCATTAGGATTTtggtttaaactttatttttggaCGTTGTTTAAAAGTTAGAATATTATTACTATTTGAATTGTTAAGTTTAAAGTTGTTTTGACAACAACAATTTGGTTaatgttttagttttaaaattgagaTTCGAGGATTATAGAATTTTGCATTACTACTCAACAAGAATTTGATGAGTTATAAGGTGATTGTTTGGGTCAAGTCAAGCTTCAGgattgaggtgtgaaatgaccatcacGTCCGAGACTTGGGGAACAGAGCTTTCCTTGATTTTCCTCCATATTCTCATGATCTAAGTGGGGTGTTGATTTTCCCCCATTTTCAGGGATCAAGCATGTTAAAAAGTACACAGTGAGCTTGATACTACTATTTAGCTCCTCCTTGAATTCCTCATATTTCTACAAAAAAATTTGGACTCCTtaattttcctccattttctcggaaaccaaacatagggtCAATTTCATGTTAATTAGGACCCTAAGTAAACCCAAAACTCAATTTAACTTAACTTAATACAACAATTCTGGTCTGTTCCCGTTGAGCcctcatatttaaaaaaaaaaaacaacgtCGAATATCAGACCCAAAaactcttttctttccttttctcagcaaccaaccAAGTGTTAGGGTTTAGCAAAAGCTTACTTGTTTAAGAGCGAGCATAGCGAGAGCTGACAACCCACTACCTCCAATACCCACAAAGTGAATCCAACCTTTTCGATTGCCCAACACGAaagattcttcattttttatgtccGCACGCGATCTCGTTGAAAATGATACTCTACTGCTCTCTTCCAAGTTCGAGGCGAGTGTTTGAATTTGGAGGGTCCTGCAGGAGAAAGTAGCATTTCTgggacgtaccataaaatgggtCATAATTTTCCCGAGAAAATTCGTGGGAAAATGAAGTGAATTGGACGGGGAAATTGCAGAGAACTCCATTCTGAAAGATGGAAATGTGGAACTTTCCCGGGAAATTAGCAAGTTCAAAGTTGGGTCATGATGGTCCCTGGGCTGGGTATGAATATTTATTGGGCCCAATAGTGCAGGTAGGTTTATGGGCTTTTAAAACTGAGGTAGGCCCAGTTTCAACCTGCTTCAAAATGTCTGAGACTTTTTATCTAATCACTGAGTTGATCTCCATACGTCCGTTTGGTCAAATCACTTTTAGTCTATAACATTTTCATTACTATCACTTTCATTATAAACGCAGAATGATTAACAGCATATTtcgtaattatttttaaaatagttctgaaaaataattattgaaaaccgtttttgaaaactgttttataatgttttacaaaataaaaatagatttgaaaacctataatatttttaacatattttttaatatgttttaaaaatattttttatattttattattttatttttaatcattttacatgtttcaTAACTGTTTCTTAAAACTGTcttcaaaaaacaacaaaaatatttttaaaaaatattatattttcttttttaagattaaacaaaaatatgccTAGTTTAAAGATATAACTAAGTAAATAACGCGATTATTAGATAAGTTAATTTGAGTTAAATTTGTATTATGTAAGTTGAtccaaaaattactaaattagttatttattaaatgagtgATATGTATTAGGTTTGCAAAAAAGACGAAAAACGAGTCTGCTATCTTCTGTCATTCACTCTATTATATACAGGTTATAAGAAATATGTATGAGTTGTATACAAAAGATATAGGTGAGTTATATGTCTATAATTATAATCGGGATtaagtgaaagaaaatgaaaaatagattgaAAGATAGTAAGGTCAATACGTTATCCTTTTAATACGTCAACACAAATGGGAGCAAAACTTGTTTATACTTTATCCAagtcttaataaaaaaaaggtattatatttatatgatatatCCAACTTTACCACTCCTACTTCCACCCATCCCCACCCACCCAAGAATACCCCAAAACCTACCTTCTCCTTCCCATTCCGTGACCCCATCTTCCCCATCTTCTTCTTatccattttctattttattttattgaaacatAAAGAGTAATGGAGGGAGGGAATGCTGGCAGCGAAGCAAcctttttgaaacaaaattaaaaaacgGGAGACCAATAGACCATTGTGGGCCCAAGCGCCTGCTGTGGGTGGGCATCCGTCACACGGCTAGCAACCAGTGGGCCTACATGCAAAAAGGGCATAAAAATAGAAACCTCATATTGGGCTAGGCCCAATCCCATGATGCCACCTAAAGCAAGTACCAGGATAGTGTTGAACATTATCCTCCTTATACAATGTCACATTTCACCAATCAATTAGGTCTCACAGTGTCACCACTATTTTAATACACTTTCTTTTCTGGTTTTGGTCAACATCAATGTGAGCAATAATTTAACTGTCACAACCCACTTTCACATCATCATCTTTTAATAcaaagattaattaattataatctTTAAAATAAGAGATTAATGGATGTGAAATCTCTATGTGGGATAGAAAcctaataaaacaaattaatatttatttataattaaaaaaactaatcaggaatagaaaatataaaaaaaaaaatcaaatataattaaaattaattaaaattttatttattttaaaattatttaatttgtttgtgTATtggctttaatttttctttctttttggttaatttttctcaatttttttagaataatatagCCTTAGACCTGTTTGGtgactattttttagaacagaaaactgttttcgaaaaaaaaaatatatatgtttggtAATTAGAaaccttttctattttttgtttttaaaaataaaaaacatgatatttttatagaatatattttagttattttctattgttttcatttgttttttagaattgtttaaaataataattatacaaacatataaaattattaaaaataaaacactcaatataaaaaatacttttaaaacatatttaaaaatattttaaactttcaaACAaacctttattttataaaacatttaagaataattttttaaaattattctcaaaaattattttttaatactgatttcgaaaacaattatcacCCTAATATCTTATTTCTTATGATGTAGAAGTTTTTTAGTCCATCCAATTTATTGAAGACAGAGATCATGCCCACTAGGGTCAGGTTTCAAATATGAGAGGAAAGATGAGTCACCCACATGGGGGTGCCATGCAATTCACACATTTCCCATGAGAAAACAAAGTGTTTGgtacatgagaaaataatggCCCAAAAGAGGGGTCTTagttaaaaaatcatatattttaaatttatttaatcttttaatgtaacaaaacaaaataagtgaaatgaatttgaaaaaacatgtaaaaataatttatcaactttgaatctattttttatttttcttcattttttctttccttctttttcttattattttctttttctcaaattttctgatAACTAAGCATAGTGAAAATGTTTTCAgaagaaatattttatcttctccaaaaaaaatattataggtgattttttaaaattttatcaaacactttatttttcttaaaaaaatattgtcaaatggactcttaacatcaattattttcaatgatttttgtcttttgcattttgaatcttatttttgttaattattgatttatttcatttttttcctagttaggacttagaaggtgtttgataaaactaaaaattatatatgaaagaaCTTTAATACTGGATTataaagttatgtttgattcttgaaaaataaaaagaaaaaatgatagaaaaataattttcttatatttagtttcactatgaaaaatatgaaataaaaaaaaattatattcatgtACAGgtggaaaaataagtgaaatgattttgaattaacatataaaagtaatttatcgactttaaatctattttctattttccatcactttttctttccttatatttttcctctctattttcattctcttgtatttttttctcaaattttttgctATCAAACATGGCCTAAGTATTGAATTATTAGAAACGAAAAATGTCTCATAATTGTTAGGTTTTTCCTATAATGTgtgattatatttaattatatttgtgtaaatattatttaacaaTATCAATTGATTGGACAAAGTAGTAGAAgactaaaattataaatgaggatttaacaaattttattgatatgaatatGATGTTACGACTTTTGCAACCAtatcattatgaaattttatttgtacATAATATTTAtgagtaatggaggaaaatggaaaagtataACCTCCACAATT contains these protein-coding regions:
- the LOC100855090 gene encoding uncharacterized protein LOC100855090 isoform X1, with the protein product MEFSAISPSNSLHFPTNFLGKIMTHFMVRPRNATFSCRTLQIQTLASNLEESSRVSFSTRSRADIKNEESFVLGNRKGWIHFVGIGGSGLSALAMLALKQGFEVSGSDIVWSSFLDGLKETGAQLHLGHSESNIQRNNGSSLPDAIVVSSAIPQDNLEILHAKSVGIPVYKRGNWLGKLTEHYNLIAVSGTHGKSTTASMLAYVLKSMGDDLTAVVGAQVPQFGGGNIMSGSGRNFVLEADEYDCCFLGLLPYIAVVTNVDWEHVDIFPDEEAVKAIFRRFLKQIRVGGHLILCGDRQCSAGACSLLDDTEESTVADHSSGKLSTLNSDKCSDGYRITTFGISRTNEWHALSIRPNSQGGSDFVLCHRGYPVANITLQIPGVHNVLNSLAVIATVMALVSDGRQSYESINCVKIHLNNFVGVSRRFELIGTVCGCLIYDDYAHHPTEVRAVLQAARQRFPLKALLVVFQPHTYSRLAALKSDFATAFSDADQVLVTEIYAARETNVWNVSGKDLATSIIGPPSEYIPSLGDVVDKLAHQISLEPDRETVVFTLGAGDITTVGPKLLHELQGRLQK
- the LOC100855090 gene encoding uncharacterized protein LOC100855090 isoform X2 — encoded protein: MEFSAISPSNSLHFPTNFLGKIMTHFMVRPRNATFSCRTLQIQTLASNLEESSRVSFSTRSRADIKNEESFVLGNRKGWIHFVGIGGSGLSALAMLALKQGFEVSGSDIVWSSFLDGLKETGAQLHLGHSESNIQRNNGSSLPDAIVVSSAIPQDNLEILHAKSVGIPVYKRGNWLGKLTEHYNLIAVSGTHGKSTTASMLAYVLKSMGDDLTAVVGAQVPQFGGGNIMSGSGRNFVLEADEYDCCFLGLLPYIAVVTNVDWEHVDIFPDEEAVKAIFRRFLKQIRVGGHLILCGDSAGACSLLDDTEESTVADHSSGKLSTLNSDKCSDGYRITTFGISRTNEWHALSIRPNSQGGSDFVLCHRGYPVANITLQIPGVHNVLNSLAVIATVMALVSDGRQSYESINCVKIHLNNFVGVSRRFELIGTVCGCLIYDDYAHHPTEVRAVLQAARQRFPLKALLVVFQPHTYSRLAALKSDFATAFSDADQVLVTEIYAARETNVWNVSGKDLATSIIGPPSEYIPSLGDVVDKLAHQISLEPDRETVVFTLGAGDITTVGPKLLHELQGRLQK
- the LOC100855090 gene encoding uncharacterized protein LOC100855090 isoform X3; the protein is MLQISKYKRGNWLGKLTEHYNLIAVSGTHGKSTTASMLAYVLKSMGDDLTAVVGAQVPQFGGGNIMSGSGRNFVLEADEYDCCFLGLLPYIAVVTNVDWEHVDIFPDEEAVKAIFRRFLKQIRVGGHLILCGDRQCSAGACSLLDDTEESTVADHSSGKLSTLNSDKCSDGYRITTFGISRTNEWHALSIRPNSQGGSDFVLCHRGYPVANITLQIPGVHNVLNSLAVIATVMALVSDGRQSYESINCVKIHLNNFVGVSRRFELIGTVCGCLIYDDYAHHPTEVRAVLQAARQRFPLKALLVVFQPHTYSRLAALKSDFATAFSDADQVLVTEIYAARETNVWNVSGKDLATSIIGPPSEYIPSLGDVVDKLAHQISLEPDRETVVFTLGAGDITTVGPKLLHELQGRLQK